A window from Chiroxiphia lanceolata isolate bChiLan1 chromosome 3, bChiLan1.pri, whole genome shotgun sequence encodes these proteins:
- the AGPAT4 gene encoding 1-acyl-sn-glycerol-3-phosphate acyltransferase delta isoform X2, producing MVMLLEWWSGTDCTLYTDPESYHKYGKENAIVILNHNFEIDFLCGWNFCERFGVLGSSKVLAKKELSYMPIIGWMWYFLEIVFCKRKWEEDRKTVIQKLLSLRDYPENFWFLIHCEGTRFTEQKHQISMQVAEAKGLPKLKYHLLPRTKGFAVTVQCLRNVVSAVYDSTLNFRNNENPTLLGVLNGKKYHADLYVRRIPLEEVPEDEQECSTWLHKLYQEKDAFQEEYYRTGTYPAVPIVPPHRPWTLLNWLFWALLLLYPLFKLLINMINSGSSLTLASFAFVIIIASVGVRWMIGVTEINKGSTYGNNENKQK from the exons atggTGATGTTGCTGGAATGGTGGTCAGGCACCGATTGCACCCTATACACTGATCCAGAGAGTTACCACAAGTATGGGAAAGAGAATGCCATCGTAATCCTTAATCACAACTTCGAAATTGACTTTCTCTGTGGATGGAACTTTTGTGAGAGATTTGGGGTCTTGGGG AGTTCCAAAGTGCTTGCGAAGAAGGAGCTCTCCTACATGCCTATCATTGGCTGGATGTGGTATTTCCTAGAGATAGTCTTCTGCAAGCGCAAGTGGGAAGAAGATCGGAAAACAGTCATACAGAAGTTACTGAGTCTCCGGGACTACCCTGAAAACTTTTGG TTCCTGATTCATTGCGAGGGCACAAGGTTCACAGAACAGAAGCACCAGATTAGCATGCAGGTAGCCGAAGCCAAAGGTCTGCCCAAGCTCAAGTATCACCTACTGCCACGAACAAAAGGATTTGCTGTCACCGTGCAGTGTTTGAGAAATGTAG TTTCTGCAGTCTACGATTCCACCCTcaattttagaaataatgaaaatccaACATTGCTGGGAGttctaaatggaaaaaaatatcatgcAGATTTGTATGTAAG GCGGATTCCACTAGAGGAAGTCCCAGAAGATGAGCAGGAATGTTCTACCTGGCTCCACAAACTATATCAAGAAAAG GATGCATTCCAGGAAGAATATTACAGAACAGGAACCTACCCAGCAGTCCCTATAGTACCACCCCATCGACCATGGACACTTTTGAACTGGCTTTTCTGGGCCTTATTGCTGCTATATCCTTTGTTCAAACTGCTCATCAACATGATCAACAGTGGATCATCACTGACACTGGCTAGTTTTGCATTTGTCATTATAATAG